A region from the uncultured Macellibacteroides sp. genome encodes:
- a CDS encoding glucosaminidase domain-containing protein — MLKEIFVQTYYPTVKEAGHKFNINPVVLLAQIAIETGWGESRLCTEHNNFGGLTGFGKPTEYWPGTKIQLSENSLTFRSYPDARSGIFDMARLLRSCYANACNVSMLPAAYAQEIAYSKYISEVNGDNRDNYKRLLVKISADLARLVILQFPK, encoded by the coding sequence ATGCTTAAAGAAATATTTGTACAAACATACTACCCCACGGTAAAGGAAGCCGGTCATAAGTTCAACATCAACCCCGTGGTTCTGCTGGCACAAATAGCCATCGAGACCGGTTGGGGGGAGTCCCGGCTTTGCACGGAGCATAACAATTTCGGCGGACTCACCGGTTTTGGCAAACCTACCGAATACTGGCCGGGCACTAAGATACAACTTAGTGAAAATAGTCTGACGTTCCGCAGCTACCCCGATGCCCGAAGCGGCATATTCGACATGGCCCGCCTGCTACGTTCTTGCTATGCAAATGCCTGTAATGTAAGCATGCTGCCTGCTGCCTATGCGCAAGAGATAGCATACAGCAAGTATATCAGCGAAGTAAATGGCGATAACCGGGACAATTACAAGCGGTTGCTTGTTAAAATATCAGCCGATCTGGCTCGGCTTGTAATCTTACAGTTTCCAAAATAA
- a CDS encoding N-6 DNA methylase: MFEQTFKNIDDILHKDAGCGSELDYVEQTSWVLFLKYLEDLEEDKVTEAALKGKTYTRIIESEFKWSTWAMPKDEEGYLDYNKALTGDDLRDFVDLKLFPYLKQFKSKAVSPDTTEYKIGEIFSELKNRMQSGYNMREVINLIDQLRFRTHAEKDEMSHLYEAKIKNMGNAGRNGGEYYTPRPLITTIVKVVDPKIGDKIYDGAVGSAGFLCEAFMYLKKSKNLSSKDYEILQKDTFYGKEKKSLAYIIGTMNMIFHGVEAPNIIHTNTLSENLADIQEKDRYNVVLANPPFGGKERAEVQQNFPIKTGETAFLFLQHFIKMLKAGGKAGVVIKNTFLSNTDNASISLRKHLLENCNLHTVLDLPGGTFTGAGVKTVVLFFQKGEPTQNVWFYQLNLDRNLGKTNPLNESDLAEFVELQKTFANSENSWSVNIKDIDPTTYDLSAKNPNKKEENTLRHPQEILEEMKALDEESAEILNSILGML, encoded by the coding sequence ATGTTCGAACAGACTTTCAAAAATATTGATGATATCCTCCATAAAGATGCTGGATGTGGGAGTGAACTTGATTATGTGGAACAGACCTCTTGGGTACTGTTTCTTAAATATCTGGAGGATCTGGAAGAAGACAAGGTAACGGAAGCGGCGTTAAAGGGCAAAACATACACACGAATTATAGAATCGGAATTTAAGTGGAGTACTTGGGCTATGCCCAAAGATGAGGAGGGTTACCTTGATTACAACAAAGCGCTAACGGGCGACGACCTCAGGGATTTTGTAGATCTTAAGCTTTTCCCTTACCTTAAACAATTTAAGAGCAAGGCTGTTAGTCCCGATACTACCGAATATAAAATTGGAGAGATATTCAGCGAATTGAAGAACCGTATGCAAAGTGGTTACAACATGCGTGAGGTAATCAATCTGATCGACCAGCTGCGTTTCCGGACCCATGCCGAAAAGGACGAAATGAGTCACCTCTACGAGGCAAAGATAAAGAATATGGGGAATGCCGGACGTAACGGCGGCGAATATTATACCCCTCGTCCCTTAATTACAACCATTGTAAAGGTGGTTGATCCCAAGATTGGAGACAAGATTTATGATGGAGCGGTTGGTTCGGCAGGCTTCCTTTGTGAGGCGTTTATGTACCTTAAAAAGAGCAAAAACCTTTCAAGTAAAGATTACGAAATCCTGCAGAAGGATACTTTTTACGGCAAAGAGAAGAAATCGCTGGCTTACATTATTGGTACCATGAATATGATATTCCACGGGGTGGAGGCTCCTAATATCATTCATACCAATACACTGTCCGAAAACCTTGCCGATATACAGGAGAAAGATCGTTACAATGTGGTACTGGCCAATCCGCCCTTTGGAGGAAAGGAACGAGCCGAAGTACAACAGAACTTTCCTATCAAAACGGGCGAAACTGCTTTCCTGTTCCTGCAACACTTCATTAAGATGCTGAAAGCCGGAGGTAAGGCGGGTGTTGTTATCAAAAATACCTTCCTGAGCAATACCGACAATGCCAGTATAAGTCTGCGTAAGCACCTGTTAGAAAACTGCAATCTGCATACCGTACTGGACCTTCCCGGCGGAACCTTTACAGGTGCCGGAGTTAAAACCGTTGTATTGTTTTTTCAAAAGGGTGAACCCACCCAAAACGTATGGTTCTATCAATTGAATCTGGATCGTAACCTTGGTAAGACCAATCCTTTGAACGAGTCCGATCTGGCAGAGTTTGTTGAACTACAAAAGACTTTTGCCAACAGTGAAAACTCGTGGAGCGTAAACATAAAAGACATCGATCCAACCACCTACGACCTAAGCGCAAAAAATCCCAACAAAAAAGAAGAAAACACTCTTCGCCACCCTCAGGAAATCCTTGAAGAAATGAAAGCCCTGGACGAAGAATCCGCTGAAATCCTAAACTCAATACTCGGCATGCTATGA
- a CDS encoding AAA family ATPase — MRISHVKIENFRAIQNLDFECGERINVFVGVNGAGKSTFLSALNYLFSWFFARIKNAKGRGTFLTDKDITIGEKYCSIELTLDDGTSWKLYKQKSMDRSIPLEKTELDKLTSFVNNIVHSYNTDPKHCVLPLFVSYGVNRTVTDMPVRLRKKHAFDPMQVYDMPVSNSLNFRDFFEWYREREDIENEKYRRSGNLVEDSQIKAVREAISQIMPGYGNFRVQRNPRAVVMDKGDTTFYFEQFSEGEKCYITLVSDIARRLAIANPNTENPLDGKGIVLIDEVDLHLHPTWQSEVVARLRKTFSSCQFFLTTHSPHIVSNIKTYDNEKFVPMEQGAILQSGLKPFGQPIDLILLNSFQMKGLRNQEIQEHIDKLWSSLERKEYETDEFNRNFEWLKRHLDPSDEEFVRIMLEKAKLKKEAR, encoded by the coding sequence ATGCGAATATCTCATGTAAAAATAGAAAACTTCAGGGCTATACAAAATCTTGATTTTGAATGTGGCGAACGAATCAATGTTTTTGTTGGCGTAAATGGTGCCGGAAAATCTACATTCTTATCTGCCTTGAATTATCTTTTTTCCTGGTTTTTTGCCCGTATCAAGAATGCCAAAGGAAGAGGAACATTTCTAACAGATAAAGATATCACAATAGGTGAAAAGTATTGTTCAATAGAACTGACTCTAGACGATGGAACTTCCTGGAAATTATATAAACAGAAATCTATGGATCGTTCTATACCATTGGAAAAGACGGAACTGGATAAGCTTACTAGTTTTGTCAACAACATTGTACACTCTTATAATACGGATCCGAAGCATTGTGTGTTGCCTTTATTTGTGAGTTATGGGGTTAACCGTACTGTAACAGATATGCCAGTGCGTCTTAGAAAAAAGCATGCATTTGATCCTATGCAAGTGTATGATATGCCTGTGAGCAACAGTTTGAATTTCAGGGATTTTTTTGAATGGTATCGTGAGCGTGAAGATATTGAAAATGAAAAGTATCGTAGATCCGGAAATTTAGTAGAAGATAGTCAGATAAAAGCTGTGAGAGAGGCCATTTCTCAAATTATGCCTGGTTATGGGAATTTCCGTGTACAGCGCAATCCGCGCGCGGTTGTTATGGACAAAGGGGATACAACGTTTTATTTCGAACAGTTCTCGGAAGGAGAAAAATGTTATATCACATTGGTTTCTGATATTGCCAGACGTTTGGCTATTGCAAACCCAAACACGGAGAACCCGTTGGATGGGAAGGGAATTGTATTAATTGATGAGGTGGATTTGCACTTGCATCCCACGTGGCAATCGGAAGTGGTGGCACGTTTGCGCAAAACATTTTCTTCTTGTCAATTCTTTTTGACAACTCATTCCCCCCACATCGTATCGAATATTAAAACGTACGATAACGAAAAATTTGTTCCCATGGAACAAGGGGCAATTTTGCAGTCTGGCTTGAAACCTTTTGGACAGCCAATAGACTTGATACTTCTTAATTCTTTTCAAATGAAAGGATTGAGGAATCAGGAGATACAAGAACACATCGATAAACTATGGAGTAGTTTGGAGAGAAAAGAGTATGAGACAGACGAGTTTAATCGTAATTTTGAATGGTTGAAACGGCATCTTGATCCTTCCGATGAGGAGTTTGTTCGTATTATGCTTGAAAAAGCAAAGCTAAAGAAGGAAGCGCGATGA
- a CDS encoding ImmA/IrrE family metallo-endopeptidase has product MEISRIQIDPKILSWAITRAGKDIDAYTEKHKLVSAWLNEEKQPTFKQLEEFARKVYLPFGYLFLPTPPVEECPIPFFRNVYAETQLSLNVYDTVLMMQNRQDWLSEYLKENKFESLPFVGAYSISSGINTVVDAIRSLLDLKENWASAYPKNQDALNALTSKTENNGIIISFNSVVGNNTSRHISVDECRGFSLVNNYAPFVFINSADSKTAQIFTLVHEIAHILIGFSAGISIYDDTAIKDENENFCDKVAAEFLVPLALFRAAWVSKKGDYEKIARQFSVSKLVIARRALECGLITKDDFFNFYNEYKTIDFSQKSKDSGGDFYRTAFKRISRTFAMHVNNAVRTNQLLYRDAYHLTGLNGNTFSALMSK; this is encoded by the coding sequence ATGGAAATAAGCAGAATACAAATTGACCCTAAAATACTCTCCTGGGCAATTACAAGAGCAGGGAAAGATATTGATGCTTATACTGAAAAACATAAGCTTGTTTCTGCTTGGCTTAATGAAGAAAAACAGCCCACATTTAAGCAATTGGAGGAATTTGCACGGAAGGTGTATCTGCCATTCGGGTATTTATTTTTACCAACGCCTCCTGTTGAAGAATGTCCGATTCCGTTTTTTCGTAACGTTTATGCAGAAACTCAATTAAGCTTAAATGTATACGATACGGTATTAATGATGCAAAACCGACAAGATTGGTTAAGTGAATACCTGAAAGAAAATAAGTTTGAGTCATTACCGTTTGTAGGAGCTTATTCTATTTCCAGTGGTATAAATACAGTAGTTGATGCTATAAGAAGTCTTCTTGATTTAAAGGAGAACTGGGCATCGGCTTATCCCAAAAATCAAGATGCATTAAATGCTTTAACCAGCAAAACCGAAAATAATGGAATCATAATTTCCTTTAATAGTGTTGTTGGTAACAATACGTCCAGACATATAAGCGTAGACGAATGCCGGGGATTTTCTTTGGTAAATAATTATGCACCTTTTGTTTTTATAAACAGTGCAGATAGTAAAACCGCTCAAATATTTACGCTTGTACATGAAATTGCCCACATCTTGATTGGCTTTAGTGCAGGGATAAGCATATACGACGATACAGCTATCAAAGATGAAAATGAAAATTTCTGCGATAAAGTTGCAGCCGAGTTTTTAGTTCCCCTCGCTCTTTTTAGAGCAGCTTGGGTAAGCAAAAAGGGCGATTACGAAAAAATTGCCCGGCAATTCAGTGTAAGTAAACTCGTAATAGCCAGAAGGGCCTTGGAGTGTGGCTTAATTACCAAAGACGACTTTTTTAATTTCTATAATGAATATAAAACGATTGATTTCTCTCAAAAAAGTAAAGATTCTGGTGGAGATTTTTATCGCACAGCCTTCAAACGAATAAGCAGAACCTTTGCCATGCATGTAAATAATGCTGTGAGAACGAATCAGTTGCTTTATCGTGATGCTTATCATCTTACAGGATTAAATGGAAATACATTCAGCGCCTTAATGTCTAAATAA
- a CDS encoding restriction endonuclease subunit S produces MIQGDKNSLPKGWEMKKLGEVCEIKNGRNQSKVVNLSGKYPIYGSGGIMGYADDFICEEGCTVIGRKGSINNPIFVETKFWNVDTAFGFSPLNNLLNKYLYYFCTSFNFKSLDKGTTLPSLTKTDLLLIELPLPPIEEQQRIVAKLDEALEAIEKAKANAEQNLKNARELFESYLQAIFENKGKAWEEVPLANLATFRNGMNFTKSSKGEEIKIVGVRDFQNSFWVPFENLDSVIIDGELNDIDLLREDDILVVRSNGNPELIGRTLLAGSVEGKVSHSGFTIRIRLNSKSVSPVYLCNYLKTQKTRKELINRGNGVGIKSLNQGSLASLSIPFPPLSEQQTIVQKLDALSDETKRLEAICRKKLEDLDELKKSILQKAFSGQL; encoded by the coding sequence ATGATACAGGGAGACAAAAATAGCCTACCCAAAGGGTGGGAGATGAAGAAGTTGGGGGAGGTTTGCGAGATAAAGAATGGAAGAAATCAATCAAAAGTGGTTAATCTTAGTGGCAAATATCCAATTTATGGAAGCGGCGGAATAATGGGATATGCTGATGATTTTATTTGCGAAGAAGGATGTACTGTCATTGGAAGAAAAGGATCTATAAATAATCCAATATTTGTTGAAACTAAATTTTGGAATGTAGATACCGCATTTGGATTTTCTCCATTAAATAATTTATTAAACAAGTATCTATATTATTTTTGCACTAGCTTTAATTTTAAATCCCTTGATAAAGGAACAACTTTGCCCAGTTTGACTAAAACGGATTTGTTATTAATTGAATTGCCACTTCCACCAATAGAAGAACAACAACGCATAGTAGCCAAATTGGATGAAGCCCTCGAAGCCATAGAAAAGGCAAAAGCCAATGCCGAACAAAACCTTAAAAACGCCAGAGAACTTTTTGAAAGCTACCTACAAGCAATCTTCGAAAACAAAGGCAAAGCTTGGGAAGAAGTCCCCTTAGCCAATTTAGCTACTTTTAGAAACGGGATGAATTTTACTAAATCAAGCAAAGGAGAAGAAATTAAGATTGTTGGAGTAAGAGATTTTCAGAATAGTTTTTGGGTTCCATTTGAAAATTTAGACTCTGTAATTATTGATGGAGAGTTAAATGATATAGATTTATTGAGAGAAGATGATATTTTAGTTGTTCGATCTAATGGAAATCCTGAATTAATTGGTAGGACTCTATTGGCAGGCAGTGTTGAAGGCAAAGTTTCACACTCAGGCTTTACAATAAGAATTCGATTAAATTCAAAAAGTGTTTCACCTGTCTATTTGTGTAATTATCTTAAAACACAAAAAACAAGGAAAGAATTAATCAACAGAGGAAATGGAGTAGGAATAAAAAGCTTGAATCAAGGTTCTCTTGCTTCTTTGTCAATTCCTTTCCCTCCATTATCCGAACAACAAACCATCGTCCAAAAACTCGATGCTCTGTCGGATGAAACCAAGAGGCTGGAAGCAATCTGCCGGAAAAAGCTGGAAGATTTGGATGAGTTAAAAAAGAGTATCCTACAAAAAGCATTTAGCGGCCAACTTTAA
- a CDS encoding DUF4411 family protein: MKTYIIDTNCFIQAHQASYPLDVAHSFWIKFKLMADEGKIISIDKVKKELFKNDDSLKDWCSKNLPQDFFKEFSSSAMPEYAKLSYWANSHKQYKPSAKAVFLDSERADAFLAAYASLDSSKLVVVTQEVSAPDSKTNIKLPDACNEVHVHCVNLMQMFRELEETF; the protein is encoded by the coding sequence ATGAAAACCTATATCATCGATACCAATTGCTTTATTCAGGCACACCAAGCCAGTTATCCTTTGGATGTAGCCCACAGTTTCTGGATAAAGTTCAAGCTTATGGCTGATGAAGGTAAAATTATCAGCATCGACAAAGTAAAAAAAGAGCTTTTCAAAAATGACGATAGCTTAAAAGATTGGTGTAGTAAGAACCTTCCACAAGATTTCTTTAAAGAGTTTTCAAGTTCAGCCATGCCTGAATATGCCAAACTTTCTTACTGGGCTAATTCCCACAAACAATACAAACCATCTGCCAAAGCTGTTTTCCTTGATTCAGAAAGGGCCGATGCGTTTCTTGCTGCTTATGCATCCTTAGACAGTTCAAAACTTGTTGTAGTAACCCAGGAAGTAAGTGCCCCAGATTCTAAAACGAATATTAAATTGCCGGACGCCTGCAATGAAGTGCATGTTCATTGTGTTAATTTAATGCAAATGTTCAGGGAATTGGAAGAAACATTTTAA
- a CDS encoding HU family DNA-binding protein translates to MSLKFSLVRRKDMTKGAPADQKMFYGLTRVSNKMDLEKLCDEIAGRSTASRGDVKLVLEGLIYELSSKLSEGYAISLGTFGTFRLTNGSKGVLTEEEFSSSLFNKARITFSPGTMLRDVVSDLKYERMQVVTVTEACTKEHLV, encoded by the coding sequence ATGTCTTTAAAATTTTCACTCGTTCGCAGAAAGGATATGACTAAAGGAGCCCCTGCCGATCAAAAAATGTTTTATGGTTTAACCCGCGTGTCTAACAAAATGGATTTGGAAAAGTTGTGCGACGAAATTGCCGGACGCAGTACTGCCAGTCGTGGCGATGTGAAGTTGGTCCTTGAAGGATTGATTTACGAATTGTCAAGTAAGCTATCCGAAGGATATGCCATCTCCCTGGGAACTTTTGGAACTTTCCGTTTAACCAATGGTTCGAAAGGCGTTTTAACGGAAGAAGAATTTTCTAGCTCCTTGTTTAACAAAGCCCGCATTACGTTTTCGCCGGGAACGATGCTTCGCGACGTGGTAAGCGACCTTAAGTACGAAAGAATGCAGGTAGTAACCGTAACCGAAGCGTGTACCAAAGAACACCTGGTTTAA